One window of the Spirochaetia bacterium 38H-sp genome contains the following:
- a CDS encoding DUF2061 domain-containing protein — protein sequence MGRDSHLRSLIKALSWRIIATLTTTLIAYIITRRVDTALFIGGWEAIIKIGVYTLHERIWERIKFGRKTEPEYYI from the coding sequence ATGGGTAGAGATTCGCACCTTCGGTCACTTATAAAAGCTCTATCTTGGCGTATTATTGCTACTCTTACTACGACACTAATAGCTTACATTATAACTAGAAGGGTAGATACAGCCTTATTTATTGGCGGTTGGGAAGCTATCATAAAAATAGGAGTGTATACACTTCATGAGCGTATATGGGAAAGAATAAAATTTGGGAGAAAGACCGAACCCGAATACTACATCTAA
- a CDS encoding NAD(P)-dependent oxidoreductase: MILPFAIDVKDIPILIVGAGCVGMRKIKTLYRAGASLTVVDPVVRVPEWFTGVWEELEYNPSFLKDKVLVFACTDNPDINALICKQAYKKGILSCNVSDSRYRTLSSMGYFIHDSVMVATLAINSSVKQSIKIKERLNDCIKKFPSSEGWA, from the coding sequence ATGATTCTTCCTTTTGCCATTGATGTAAAAGATATTCCAATACTTATAGTAGGAGCTGGCTGTGTTGGAATGAGAAAAATAAAAACTCTATATAGGGCAGGAGCCAGCCTCACTGTAGTAGACCCTGTGGTAAGAGTACCAGAATGGTTCACCGGAGTATGGGAAGAATTGGAATATAATCCGTCTTTTTTAAAAGACAAGGTTTTAGTTTTTGCATGTACGGATAATCCTGATATAAATGCATTGATATGCAAACAAGCATACAAAAAAGGAATCTTGTCCTGCAATGTCAGCGACAGCAGATATAGAACATTATCCTCCATGGGTTACTTTATACATGATTCTGTTATGGTTGCTACGTTAGCAATCAACTCTTCTGTGAAGCAGTCTATAAAAATAAAGGAAAGGCTTAATGATTGTATTAAGAAGTTTCCATCTTCTGAGGGATGGGCGTGA
- a CDS encoding M67 family metallopeptidase — MKISREIYQGIAEHSISELPNEACGYIAGKGDTAEKQYRLTNADASCEHFSFIPEEQFATLKDARKHGLALIAVYHSHPSTPARMSDEDIRLANDTEMRYLIYSVKEKSLKCFRIDDNKNVTEEELIILEM; from the coding sequence ATGAAGATTAGTAGAGAGATATACCAAGGTATAGCAGAACATTCCATATCAGAGCTTCCTAATGAGGCTTGCGGATATATTGCAGGCAAGGGTGATACTGCAGAAAAGCAATATAGATTGACCAATGCGGATGCATCTTGCGAACACTTTTCTTTTATACCAGAAGAGCAGTTTGCAACTCTAAAGGATGCAAGAAAACACGGCCTGGCACTCATTGCCGTATACCACTCACATCCTAGTACCCCTGCTAGAATGTCAGATGAGGACATAAGATTGGCAAACGATACGGAAATGCGATATCTCATATACTCTGTTAAAGAAAAAAGTCTCAAGTGCTTTAGAATAGACGACAACAAAAATGTAACAGAGGAAGAACTTATTATTTTGGAGATGTAA
- the hemB gene encoding porphobilinogen synthase has translation MLPLRQYRIDSRTRDKFADTKVTAANFIEALFITDSKNEKTEITGFPDVYRYGYDTVIDRIDSLLDRGIDKVLLFAVPDKNKKDDSASYAMSSDSIIPRAIKKIKKIFPSLTIFTDICVCSYTRHGHCGIVMDRDVDNNATLTILARMARLHAEAGADWVCPSAMMDGQVEAIRKELDSRNLQKTSILSYSAKYASGLYGPFRNAADSSPSFGDRKTYQMDIRNSGEAIIECWSDIKEGADAIMVKPALFYLDIIAKIRREFYNTVLAAYLVSGEYSMLSQAIRENTVPSAYREAVIAIARAGADWIISYNTDILLMHMEKEL, from the coding sequence ATGCTACCGCTAAGACAATACAGGATTGATAGTAGGACCAGGGATAAATTTGCTGATACCAAGGTTACTGCTGCAAATTTTATAGAAGCTCTTTTTATAACTGATAGCAAAAATGAAAAAACAGAAATAACAGGTTTTCCCGATGTGTATAGATATGGATATGACACGGTTATAGACAGGATAGATTCTCTTCTTGATAGAGGAATAGATAAGGTTCTTCTTTTTGCAGTTCCTGATAAAAATAAGAAAGATGATAGTGCGAGTTATGCTATGTCTTCCGATTCTATAATTCCCAGAGCAATAAAAAAAATAAAGAAGATTTTTCCTTCTCTTACCATCTTTACTGATATCTGTGTATGTTCTTATACAAGACACGGGCATTGCGGTATTGTTATGGATAGAGACGTAGACAATAATGCTACTTTAACTATACTTGCCAGAATGGCAAGGCTTCATGCTGAGGCCGGAGCGGACTGGGTTTGTCCGTCTGCTATGATGGATGGTCAGGTAGAGGCAATAAGAAAAGAACTGGATAGCAGGAACCTACAGAAGACTTCTATTCTATCTTATTCCGCAAAATATGCTTCTGGATTATATGGGCCGTTTAGAAATGCAGCCGACTCTTCTCCTTCCTTTGGAGACAGAAAGACGTACCAGATGGATATAAGAAACTCAGGAGAAGCTATTATCGAATGTTGGTCTGATATCAAAGAAGGTGCGGATGCAATAATGGTAAAACCTGCTCTTTTTTATCTGGATATAATAGCAAAAATAAGAAGAGAGTTTTATAACACTGTACTTGCCGCTTACCTCGTCTCGGGAGAATATAGTATGCTAAGTCAAGCCATAAGGGAAAACACAGTTCCCTCTGCTTATCGGGAAGCTGTTATTGCTATAGCGCGTGCAGGTGCGGATTGGATAATAAGCTACAATACCGATATATTGCTGATGCACATGGAGAAAGAGCTATGA
- a CDS encoding phosphoadenylyl-sulfate reductase, whose amino-acid sequence MDICKKTKYEEKLKNASPKEIIKTAMEEWGDSLTFASSLGAEDQVITHILCQLTDDPDIFIIDTGRLHPQTYALIDKTREYYNISLKIYFPDYSMLQGFYNKNGVNSFYKSVEMRKACCLIRKVEPLSRALAGKKAWITGLRREQSSDRKSISIIEWDELHSIYKINPLANMSTKDLWLYIKENNIPYNPLHDRGYASIGCEPCTRAIVEGESPRAGRWWWEDGKKECGLHTERLGGDNGQAAETGI is encoded by the coding sequence ATGGACATATGCAAAAAAACAAAATATGAAGAAAAACTGAAAAATGCATCGCCTAAGGAAATAATCAAAACAGCTATGGAAGAATGGGGTGATTCTCTTACTTTTGCTTCTAGTCTTGGAGCAGAAGACCAGGTTATAACTCATATATTATGTCAGCTGACAGATGACCCTGATATTTTTATTATAGATACCGGCAGATTGCATCCTCAGACATATGCTTTGATTGATAAAACCAGAGAATACTATAATATCTCTCTTAAAATATATTTTCCTGATTATAGCATGTTACAGGGATTCTATAACAAAAATGGTGTTAACTCTTTTTACAAAAGCGTAGAGATGAGAAAGGCTTGTTGTCTCATAAGAAAGGTGGAACCCCTATCCAGAGCATTAGCTGGAAAAAAAGCATGGATTACCGGATTACGAAGAGAACAAAGCAGCGATAGAAAAAGTATAAGTATAATAGAATGGGATGAACTCCATTCGATATACAAAATTAATCCTCTTGCCAACATGAGTACCAAAGATCTTTGGCTTTATATAAAAGAGAATAATATCCCTTATAATCCTCTGCACGACAGAGGATATGCCAGCATAGGTTGCGAACCATGTACCAGAGCAATAGTGGAAGGAGAATCTCCCAGAGCCGGTAGATGGTGGTGGGAAGATGGCAAAAAAGAATGCGGTCTTCACACAGAAAGATTAGGAGGAGACAATGGACAGGCTGCAGAAACTGGAATCTAA
- the cysD gene encoding sulfate adenylyltransferase subunit CysD: MDRLQKLESNGIYILREAYKSFGSLCMLWSIGKDSTVLLHLARKAFFGHVPFPLVHIDTSFKIPEMISYRDKMVKEWHLDMIVGQNKEAIREKETYPDGKLNRIQCCMKLKSEALRHTISGDWPRLRFDHKQSKYIEEKDAKPFSGVIVGVRADEEGTRSKERVFSPRNTEGNWNIVGQPPELWNYYNTDFAPGTHVRIHPILEWTELDIWEYIEREKIPVVSLYFDNGCGKRYRSLGCAPCTSPIISSAKNVSEIVKELSSGSLKGIAERTGREQDKEDGGTLETLRKDGYM, encoded by the coding sequence ATGGACAGGCTGCAGAAACTGGAATCTAATGGAATATATATTCTTAGAGAAGCATACAAAAGTTTTGGGAGTTTATGTATGCTGTGGTCCATTGGAAAAGACAGTACTGTGCTTTTGCATCTTGCACGTAAGGCTTTTTTCGGCCATGTTCCATTTCCTCTTGTTCATATAGATACCAGCTTTAAAATTCCAGAGATGATAAGTTATAGGGATAAAATGGTAAAAGAATGGCACCTCGACATGATAGTTGGTCAGAATAAAGAGGCCATCAGAGAAAAAGAAACATACCCTGATGGAAAGCTAAATAGAATTCAATGTTGTATGAAATTAAAGAGTGAAGCTTTAAGGCATACAATATCAGGGGATTGGCCAAGGTTAAGATTTGATCATAAACAGAGCAAATATATAGAAGAAAAGGATGCAAAACCTTTCTCAGGAGTTATTGTAGGAGTGAGGGCAGATGAAGAAGGGACACGTTCCAAAGAGAGAGTATTCTCTCCCAGAAATACTGAGGGTAATTGGAATATCGTAGGACAACCGCCAGAACTCTGGAACTACTATAATACTGATTTTGCTCCAGGTACGCATGTAAGAATACATCCGATATTGGAATGGACAGAATTGGATATATGGGAATATATAGAAAGAGAAAAAATACCTGTTGTTTCCCTCTATTTTGATAATGGTTGTGGTAAACGTTATCGTTCTCTAGGCTGTGCCCCGTGTACTTCTCCTATTATTTCTTCTGCAAAAAATGTATCAGAAATAGTAAAGGAACTTTCCTCCGGTTCCCTTAAGGGGATTGCCGAAAGAACTGGCAGGGAACAGGACAAAGAAGACGGAGGAACATTGGAAACCTTAAGAAAAGATGGATATATGTAG
- the hemC gene encoding hydroxymethylbilane synthase, translating into MNAIKRLKLGTRESKLAVLQAQEWIQLFKKNTKAAHGIIFEIVTYKTSGDIDKTTPLADMENSDFFTDSLDKALLLGEVDLVVHSAKDLPQNINADIEIAAITRPGGRQGDVLVLSKEYKASLIDELPSGMIIGTSSIRRKKQISSIRPDWILRDIRGNIEERLAALHDGYYDAIVMADIALYRLKLKEHCIPLDFPHHPLQARLAVTCRKSNKEIIELCSSTDDRKNWGELIIAGAGAGTKDLLPVITLRELERCDSVFYDQLISPDILTGLEAELIPCGRRKGKEILSTDIMADKILKRVFSGKKVVRLKGGDPMLFSRIADELDILREARISYKIIPGISAYQAASAFAELPLTSRYSSAGLFISTAYPIDRAIIPNYNSRLLLVYYMVTDVYKSIAIRLLEQGWPSSTPFLFVSNAGRVGQKLWQGKLQELISSDRKVLQPAVLFVGQSLLDGYKSWWDKEKKILVTGTDPDKWRDTGTVVHIPCINLKKIESSEVNKAYEKLKSYDTIIFTSKHAVCFFMEGLLERGKDSRALYDKKIIAIGKVTEKELLKYALLSDFIPDKDSAEGLLLMAKTKKWKGKNILIPSSTLSYPTLRDGLLNLGNIVDAPAFYDNVKSPYPEGLLLNVEDFDMLVFTSPSCVYRFIERFKAIPPGKDILTPGETTRRAVQDATAKTIQD; encoded by the coding sequence ATGAATGCTATAAAAAGATTAAAGCTTGGTACAAGAGAAAGCAAATTAGCTGTTTTACAGGCTCAAGAATGGATACAACTTTTTAAAAAAAATACAAAAGCAGCCCATGGTATCATTTTCGAGATAGTAACATATAAAACTAGCGGTGATATAGACAAGACCACGCCTCTTGCTGACATGGAGAATTCTGATTTTTTTACTGATTCTCTGGATAAAGCTCTGCTTTTGGGAGAAGTAGACCTTGTTGTTCATAGTGCAAAGGATTTGCCTCAAAATATAAATGCTGACATAGAAATTGCTGCCATAACAAGACCAGGAGGCAGACAGGGTGATGTTCTTGTTCTTTCTAAAGAATATAAGGCATCTTTGATAGATGAGCTTCCTTCCGGTATGATAATAGGAACTAGCAGTATCAGGCGTAAGAAGCAAATAAGCTCAATCAGGCCGGATTGGATTCTCAGAGATATCCGAGGAAACATAGAAGAAAGGCTTGCTGCTCTTCATGATGGTTATTACGATGCCATTGTAATGGCTGATATAGCATTGTATCGGCTGAAATTAAAAGAACATTGTATTCCATTAGACTTCCCTCATCATCCTCTGCAGGCGAGGCTTGCTGTTACATGCAGAAAAAGCAACAAAGAAATAATAGAACTGTGTTCTTCTACTGATGACAGAAAAAATTGGGGAGAGCTGATAATTGCAGGGGCTGGTGCGGGTACAAAAGACTTGCTTCCGGTAATCACACTCAGAGAATTGGAAAGATGCGATAGTGTGTTTTATGATCAGCTAATATCTCCTGATATCCTTACCGGGCTAGAAGCAGAACTTATCCCCTGTGGCAGAAGAAAAGGCAAGGAAATTCTGTCTACTGACATTATGGCAGACAAGATCCTAAAAAGAGTGTTTTCTGGAAAAAAAGTAGTAAGATTAAAAGGTGGAGATCCTATGCTTTTTTCTAGGATTGCAGATGAGTTAGATATTCTAAGAGAAGCTCGGATAAGTTATAAAATAATACCAGGGATAAGTGCATACCAAGCAGCAAGTGCCTTTGCAGAATTACCTCTTACTTCCAGATATTCTTCCGCAGGGCTTTTTATTTCTACTGCGTATCCTATAGATAGAGCTATAATTCCCAATTACAACAGCAGGTTGCTCCTTGTATATTATATGGTTACAGATGTTTATAAAAGTATAGCTATTAGACTTTTGGAGCAAGGGTGGCCATCCTCTACGCCTTTTTTATTTGTATCCAATGCAGGAAGAGTCGGTCAGAAGTTGTGGCAAGGAAAATTGCAAGAACTCATATCTTCTGATAGAAAAGTATTGCAACCGGCTGTTCTGTTTGTAGGTCAATCTCTGCTTGACGGTTATAAATCTTGGTGGGATAAAGAAAAAAAGATTTTAGTAACAGGTACTGATCCTGATAAGTGGAGAGATACAGGAACTGTTGTTCATATTCCATGTATTAATTTAAAAAAAATTGAAAGTTCTGAGGTAAACAAGGCTTATGAAAAACTTAAGTCCTATGACACTATAATCTTTACTTCCAAGCATGCAGTATGCTTTTTTATGGAAGGTCTTCTGGAAAGGGGGAAAGACAGTAGGGCATTATACGATAAAAAAATAATAGCCATAGGAAAAGTTACAGAAAAAGAATTGTTAAAGTATGCTTTGCTTTCTGATTTTATTCCTGATAAAGATAGTGCGGAGGGGCTCCTTCTTATGGCAAAAACAAAAAAATGGAAAGGTAAAAATATTCTTATCCCTTCATCCACTCTATCGTATCCTACTCTGAGAGATGGGTTGTTAAATCTTGGCAATATAGTTGATGCTCCTGCTTTTTATGATAATGTAAAAAGCCCTTATCCAGAGGGATTACTGCTAAATGTGGAAGATTTTGATATGTTGGTTTTTACTTCTCCATCATGTGTATACAGGTTTATAGAAAGGTTTAAGGCTATCCCGCCGGGAAAAGATATTCTTACTCCGGGGGAAACGACTAGGAGGGCTGTGCAAGATGCTACCGCTAAGACAATACAGGATTGA
- a CDS encoding GTP-binding protein — protein MKKDMKNNKQRLSIVMVGHVDHGKSTILGRLLSEAGALPKGKLEQIKEYCRTNAREFEYAYLLDALKEEQAQGITIDSARIFFKLEDKEFICIDAPGHVEFIKNMVTGASRADAAFIVIDAKEGIKENSRRHGYLLSFLGVKQVVVLINKMDIIDYSEEQYRNIAENFDSFLSGLGIKPLEYIPVSGRNGDNLVSLSDMTPWYSGPSVKEAFLAFSNYSTRLEYPFRLPVQDVYKFTRLGDNRRIIAGTVETGTLKKGDHVKVFPSGAESTVANIETLYPPGPDEVSAGIATGITLTDSIYVKRGELLAKEEDPPSVAYSFRVSLFWLAPQPLIKEKKYILRLNASREAVYLTDIISVVDSSELSTESNRDYIGQYDISECILSTVKPVAFDLYSSNPYTGRFVIIDQYEISGGGVILETIGSSHIDKHVDMRESAWRKNQISPICRGQRFSQKPQVILFTGKNLEELDRYAKELGKRLFNKGWNSYYLAMDNLLRGIDYDILSSDREEHLLRLGELLRLLYDTGLVVLTVIVDADIYEIELLKKISQPAKLMIIDTDSNLPANMSDFKLERNADISVLDGLLRKKSIIEEYNI, from the coding sequence ATGAAAAAGGACATGAAAAACAATAAACAAAGGTTATCCATAGTTATGGTTGGCCATGTGGACCATGGAAAAAGCACTATTCTGGGTAGGCTCCTTTCTGAAGCAGGAGCGTTACCAAAGGGTAAGTTAGAACAAATAAAAGAGTATTGCAGAACCAATGCAAGAGAATTCGAATATGCATATCTTCTGGATGCTTTAAAAGAAGAACAAGCACAGGGAATAACAATAGATAGTGCCAGAATTTTTTTTAAGCTAGAAGATAAAGAGTTTATATGCATAGATGCTCCAGGGCATGTCGAATTTATCAAAAACATGGTAACCGGAGCATCCAGAGCCGATGCTGCCTTTATAGTAATAGATGCCAAGGAAGGAATAAAGGAAAATTCCAGAAGACACGGATACCTGTTGTCATTTCTAGGAGTAAAACAGGTCGTTGTTCTTATCAATAAAATGGATATTATTGACTACAGTGAAGAACAGTACAGGAATATAGCAGAAAATTTTGATAGTTTTCTTTCTGGATTAGGAATAAAACCCTTGGAATATATACCTGTATCAGGAAGGAACGGAGATAATCTTGTAAGTCTTTCGGATATGACTCCATGGTATTCCGGACCTTCTGTAAAAGAAGCTTTTCTTGCTTTTTCCAATTATTCTACGAGGTTGGAATATCCTTTTAGGCTCCCTGTCCAAGATGTATATAAGTTTACTAGGCTGGGAGATAACAGACGTATAATAGCAGGAACCGTTGAAACGGGAACACTTAAGAAAGGAGACCATGTAAAAGTATTTCCTTCTGGGGCAGAAAGTACAGTAGCTAATATCGAGACCTTGTATCCTCCTGGTCCTGATGAGGTATCTGCAGGGATAGCGACAGGTATAACTCTTACTGACAGTATTTATGTAAAAAGAGGGGAGTTGCTAGCAAAAGAAGAAGATCCCCCTTCTGTTGCATATTCCTTTAGAGTTTCTCTTTTTTGGCTTGCCCCGCAGCCGCTGATCAAAGAAAAAAAATATATCTTAAGATTAAATGCTTCCAGGGAAGCAGTATATCTCACCGATATAATTTCTGTAGTGGATTCGTCGGAACTTTCTACGGAGTCCAATAGGGATTATATAGGGCAATATGATATATCGGAATGTATTCTTTCTACGGTAAAACCAGTTGCTTTTGACCTTTATTCTTCCAATCCCTATACAGGGCGATTTGTTATAATTGATCAATATGAGATATCAGGTGGAGGTGTTATTCTTGAGACTATAGGCAGCTCACATATTGATAAACATGTAGATATGAGAGAGTCTGCATGGAGAAAGAATCAGATATCTCCCATATGCAGAGGTCAGCGTTTTTCTCAAAAACCACAGGTAATCTTGTTTACAGGAAAAAATTTAGAAGAGCTTGATAGATATGCAAAGGAGCTTGGGAAAAGGCTTTTTAACAAAGGCTGGAATTCTTATTATCTGGCTATGGATAATTTGTTGAGAGGTATTGATTATGATATACTTTCATCCGACAGAGAAGAACATCTTCTGAGACTGGGAGAACTGTTAAGACTGTTATATGATACGGGATTGGTTGTCCTTACCGTGATAGTAGACGCTGATATATATGAGATAGAGTTACTTAAAAAAATATCTCAACCTGCAAAATTAATGATTATAGATACTGATTCCAATTTACCCGCAAATATGAGTGACTTTAAGCTGGAAAGAAATGCTGATATCTCTGTCTTGGATGGATTATTACGTAAGAAGAGCATAATAGAGGAATATAATATATGA
- a CDS encoding NAD(P)-binding domain-containing protein, protein MIVLRSFHLLRDGRDTLSSLYISPQRQDEFIKSIFADEVLLLQTCNRWELLQINSHKDIDFLPGGGLELYDYDAFLHLARVCAGLDSAIPGDTEIVHQVKQSFLLSERLGKAGPVLKNIFPKIMHISKKIRSSYRISEGYRSIAGLSAFYLMKRRTDRNIKNIAILGAGAMAAKFASYTSDMDLDISIIANRTIDKARVLAQKYNAEVLNYKELSKYICCMDVLFCATSAPHPIITKDLYEDILERLDKKLVIIDVAIPPDVDKALYSNKNVDYLDINRLARWQASIFSQRIKYKNEAEKDIKELANECYKKIKAWYKRKQISCFTGSRMDTTF, encoded by the coding sequence ATGATTGTATTAAGAAGTTTCCATCTTCTGAGGGATGGGCGTGATACTCTTTCCTCACTGTATATATCTCCCCAGAGGCAGGATGAATTTATCAAGAGTATTTTTGCCGACGAAGTCCTTCTTCTTCAAACCTGCAATAGATGGGAGTTGTTGCAGATAAACTCACATAAGGACATAGATTTTCTACCTGGAGGTGGACTAGAGCTTTATGATTATGATGCTTTTTTACATCTTGCCCGGGTTTGTGCGGGGTTGGATTCCGCTATTCCTGGTGATACTGAGATAGTGCATCAGGTAAAACAATCTTTTTTGCTTTCTGAAAGGTTGGGTAAAGCTGGGCCTGTGCTAAAAAACATCTTTCCCAAGATAATGCATATATCAAAGAAAATAAGAAGTTCTTATAGAATTTCGGAAGGATATCGCTCTATTGCTGGTCTTTCTGCTTTTTATCTTATGAAAAGAAGAACTGATAGAAATATAAAAAATATTGCTATACTGGGAGCAGGTGCAATGGCTGCTAAATTTGCTTCTTACACAAGTGATATGGATCTTGATATATCTATTATAGCAAATCGGACAATTGATAAGGCACGTGTGCTCGCTCAAAAATATAATGCTGAGGTCTTGAATTATAAAGAACTGTCCAAGTATATCTGCTGTATGGACGTACTATTCTGTGCAACTTCTGCGCCTCATCCCATTATCACTAAAGATCTTTATGAGGATATACTAGAAAGACTGGATAAAAAGTTAGTAATAATAGACGTTGCTATTCCTCCGGATGTAGATAAAGCCTTATACTCCAATAAAAATGTGGATTATTTGGATATCAACAGGCTTGCTCGATGGCAGGCTTCTATTTTTTCTCAAAGAATTAAATATAAAAATGAAGCAGAAAAAGATATAAAGGAATTGGCAAATGAATGCTATAAAAAGATTAAAGCTTGGTACAAGAGAAAGCAAATTAGCTGTTTTACAGGCTCAAGAATGGATACAACTTTTTAA
- a CDS encoding sulfurtransferase TusA family protein: protein MPVTLPKTVVEDIATYKVRVDAYLKGKLGEEEFKTIRVPMGVYEQRKSGSYMVRIRVPAGDITPDQLIAVSDISSRYTLGPIHITTRQELQIHNVSIESTPNIMEELIPNGLSSRGGGGNTVRNIIADPFSWAYAAFDILPYANSLSERLLSEKDSWTLPRKFKICFGSSLERPFLSLIADIGIIPVIRDSKKGFAIYLAGGLGTGARIATKFSDFIPTDNLYAIVRAVKEIFDQYGNRRNKHRARLRFLVKEWGESKFIKKIEKKYEELLANNLQPLSVESTTSMYTDAFLELNVDHGYLKPEDLFLLGTTIKKYEGSRIRLSHRQNVILYNIKKTDLNNLLLDLKDVGFKPLSGSVWESAVACAGASTCRLGVCLSGNLLTLLQRRLREQGRWDKIKDLVINISGCPNNCAHTLVADIGLAGAVKRKNDVVLPAYTVYAGANLSPDEAVLADRLGTVPAESLPDLLEEVFVETNKNRKNETFYAYYIREGRNTIKKLVEKYESMDAQVYTGRDIYETSKFSLLEKLEGECSAGLFDLIEMDIREAEEKYKTGDYESAVVSASRALLITKGIEERDRESALKLFLKYFAGKHVDSYVSKSVEKVLNGCEVGEKEAKVLIDDIKRLYNSMDNSLKLPELTEKQFRSSKEEGSEDRAGGVPLYDYRGVPCPINFVKAKLALDPLEPNTIVEFLLDDGQPIENVPASLIQEGHQVLSKENNITYWKIRVKRG from the coding sequence ATGCCTGTGACATTGCCTAAAACAGTAGTAGAAGACATAGCTACATATAAAGTCAGGGTAGATGCATATCTCAAGGGAAAACTTGGGGAAGAAGAATTTAAAACCATCCGAGTCCCCATGGGGGTGTATGAGCAGAGGAAATCAGGCTCATACATGGTAAGAATAAGAGTCCCTGCAGGTGATATAACTCCGGACCAGCTTATTGCTGTATCAGATATTTCCTCCAGATATACTCTGGGACCAATACATATAACTACTAGGCAGGAACTGCAGATCCATAATGTTTCGATAGAATCAACACCTAATATCATGGAAGAGTTGATTCCTAATGGATTATCTTCTAGGGGTGGTGGTGGAAATACGGTTAGGAACATAATAGCCGATCCGTTCTCTTGGGCATATGCTGCCTTTGATATATTACCATATGCAAATAGTCTTTCAGAAAGGCTTCTGTCAGAAAAAGATTCATGGACTTTGCCAAGGAAATTTAAGATATGTTTTGGCTCTTCTCTGGAGAGGCCCTTTTTGAGTCTTATAGCAGATATCGGAATTATACCTGTTATAAGGGATTCTAAAAAAGGCTTTGCAATATATTTGGCAGGTGGATTGGGAACAGGTGCCAGAATAGCAACAAAGTTTTCGGATTTTATACCAACAGATAATCTTTATGCTATTGTCAGAGCTGTTAAAGAAATATTCGATCAGTATGGCAATAGAAGAAACAAACATAGAGCTAGATTGAGATTTCTTGTGAAAGAATGGGGAGAATCGAAATTTATAAAGAAAATTGAGAAAAAGTATGAAGAGCTGCTTGCAAATAATTTACAACCTCTTTCTGTAGAATCCACAACATCTATGTATACTGATGCATTTTTGGAGTTAAACGTAGACCACGGATATCTCAAACCAGAGGATTTGTTCTTACTAGGTACGACAATTAAAAAATACGAAGGTAGCAGGATACGGTTATCTCATAGGCAAAATGTTATTCTGTATAACATAAAAAAGACTGATTTAAATAATCTTCTATTAGATCTAAAGGATGTTGGGTTTAAGCCCTTATCAGGTTCTGTTTGGGAGTCTGCTGTTGCATGTGCCGGAGCTAGTACCTGCCGACTAGGTGTGTGCTTGTCTGGGAATTTGCTCACATTATTGCAAAGAAGACTCAGAGAGCAAGGGCGTTGGGATAAGATAAAAGATCTTGTTATCAATATATCGGGGTGTCCCAACAACTGTGCACATACCTTGGTTGCTGATATAGGGCTTGCCGGTGCTGTCAAGAGAAAGAATGATGTTGTGCTCCCGGCCTATACTGTTTATGCAGGAGCTAATTTGAGCCCTGATGAAGCCGTATTGGCTGATAGATTGGGGACTGTCCCTGCGGAAAGCTTACCGGATTTACTTGAGGAAGTTTTTGTAGAGACAAATAAAAATAGAAAAAATGAAACATTTTATGCCTATTACATTAGGGAAGGTAGAAATACTATAAAAAAACTTGTGGAAAAGTATGAGAGCATGGATGCACAAGTCTATACAGGTAGAGATATATATGAGACTTCTAAGTTTTCCTTATTAGAAAAGCTGGAAGGAGAATGTTCTGCTGGTCTTTTTGATCTTATCGAGATGGATATAAGAGAAGCAGAAGAAAAATATAAAACAGGAGACTATGAGTCCGCTGTCGTATCGGCATCACGTGCCCTATTGATTACAAAAGGAATAGAAGAAAGGGACAGGGAATCTGCTCTCAAGCTGTTTCTCAAGTATTTTGCTGGAAAACATGTGGATTCATATGTATCAAAAAGTGTAGAAAAAGTGTTGAATGGTTGTGAAGTAGGTGAAAAAGAAGCAAAAGTCCTAATAGATGATATAAAAAGATTATATAATAGCATGGATAACAGTTTAAAATTACCGGAACTCACAGAAAAACAGTTTAGGAGTTCAAAAGAAGAGGGCTCGGAAGATAGGGCAGGAGGAGTCCCTCTTTATGACTACAGAGGAGTTCCCTGTCCTATAAATTTTGTAAAAGCTAAGCTTGCTTTAGACCCCCTTGAACCCAATACTATCGTAGAATTCTTGCTTGATGATGGGCAGCCCATAGAAAATGTACCGGCCTCTCTAATCCAGGAAGGACATCAAGTATTGAGCAAGGAAAATAATATAACTTATTGGAAAATAAGAGTTAAGAGAGGATGA